In Arcanobacterium wilhelmae, the following are encoded in one genomic region:
- the epsC gene encoding serine O-acetyltransferase EpsC → MGILARMRGDLAAAMDNDPAARNRLEVALTYSGVHAVWGYRLAHSLWKHNAKFAARVVSQGARFLSGIEIHPGATLGERLFIDHGMGVVIGETAEVGDDVVIYHGTTLGGTSRNGGKRHPTVGNRVVIGSGAKVLGPITVGDDAQIGANAVVVKDVPAGNTAVGVPAKNRPQSKPDDPLIDPALWI, encoded by the coding sequence ATGGGCATTCTCGCCAGGATGCGAGGCGATCTCGCCGCAGCGATGGACAACGATCCAGCGGCGCGTAACCGCCTCGAAGTGGCGCTGACCTATTCGGGTGTCCATGCCGTGTGGGGATACCGGCTCGCTCACTCCCTGTGGAAACACAACGCCAAATTCGCCGCACGTGTGGTCTCACAAGGTGCCCGATTCTTGTCCGGCATCGAAATTCACCCCGGGGCTACGCTCGGTGAACGCCTCTTCATCGATCACGGCATGGGAGTTGTGATCGGCGAAACCGCCGAAGTTGGCGACGACGTGGTGATCTACCACGGCACCACACTTGGCGGAACCTCACGAAACGGCGGCAAGCGCCACCCCACCGTCGGCAACCGCGTAGTGATCGGCTCCGGAGCGAAAGTGCTCGGCCCGATCACCGTCGGCGACGATGCCCAAATCGGCGCCAACGCCGTCGTCGTCAAGGATGTGCCAGCTGGAAACACCGCCGTCGGCGTACCAGCGAAAAACCGCCCACAATCAAAGCCAGACGATCCGCTTATCGACCCAGCCCTGTGGATCTAA
- a CDS encoding IMPACT family protein, translating to MSLLLARQNLELAGELEIKRSRFITRIRRVSSADEARALVSDCRAEFPDARHHCSAFVVSVPGAQPLQHSSDDGEPSGTAGRPMLDVLTGADLTDVAAVVVRYFGGTLLGTGGLVRTYTDAVAGTLAGAAVVQRVPYVRARVALMHSVAGKVEADLRAAGYEIADVRYEASRVQLEVAVESLDSFNTALAELTSGAASATDAGEIWAEEPAGTL from the coding sequence ATGTCTTTACTCCTTGCGCGCCAGAACTTGGAGCTCGCCGGCGAGCTCGAAATCAAGCGTTCGCGGTTCATCACCCGTATTCGGCGGGTCTCCAGCGCCGACGAGGCACGCGCCCTTGTGTCGGATTGCCGCGCCGAGTTCCCTGACGCCCGCCACCACTGCTCCGCGTTCGTCGTCTCGGTACCAGGAGCCCAGCCACTCCAACACTCCTCCGACGACGGCGAACCCTCCGGAACTGCAGGACGCCCGATGCTCGACGTCCTCACGGGAGCCGACCTGACCGACGTCGCCGCCGTCGTCGTACGCTACTTCGGCGGCACTTTGCTCGGTACGGGTGGGCTCGTACGCACCTACACCGACGCCGTCGCGGGCACGCTCGCGGGAGCCGCTGTTGTTCAGCGGGTTCCGTACGTAAGGGCGCGAGTTGCACTCATGCACTCGGTTGCCGGCAAGGTTGAGGCAGATCTGCGTGCCGCAGGCTACGAAATCGCGGATGTGAGATACGAAGCATCTCGGGTGCAGCTCGAGGTGGCCGTCGAGAGCCTCGATTCCTTTAATACCGCGCTTGCCGAGCTCACCTCAGGAGCCGCGAGCGCCACAGATGCTGGGGAAATTTGGGCCGAAGAACCAGCCGGAACCCTTTGA
- a CDS encoding ribose-5-phosphate isomerase: MRVHIAADHAGFELKAHLVEHLTAAGHEVVDHGYETYDKLDAYPPVCIACGEATVADPGSLGIVIGGSGNGEQMAANKVKGVRAALVWNEEIATLAREHNNANVISIGARQHSIEEATRFVDIFLSLEFDPSSRHQSRIEMMSDYENK; encoded by the coding sequence ATGCGCGTACATATTGCTGCAGATCATGCAGGTTTTGAATTGAAGGCTCACCTCGTTGAGCATCTGACAGCAGCCGGCCACGAGGTTGTGGATCACGGCTACGAAACATACGACAAGCTGGATGCCTACCCGCCGGTGTGTATCGCGTGTGGCGAGGCGACTGTGGCGGATCCGGGTTCTCTCGGAATCGTGATCGGGGGTTCCGGTAATGGCGAGCAGATGGCGGCGAATAAGGTGAAGGGTGTGCGTGCGGCGCTCGTGTGGAACGAGGAGATTGCCACGCTTGCCCGCGAACACAACAACGCGAACGTGATTTCGATTGGTGCCCGCCAGCATTCGATCGAGGAGGCGACGCGTTTTGTGGATATTTTCCTCTCGCTCGAGTTTGATCCGAGCTCGCGTCACCAGTCGCGTATCGAGATGATGAGCGACTATGAAAACAAGTAA
- the cysK gene encoding cysteine synthase A yields the protein MTIYNNATELVGRTPLVRINRLGDGNANIIGKLEFFNPANSVKDRIGVAIIDAAEKSGALKPGGMIVEGTSGNTGIALAWVGAARGYKVVLTMPSSMSKERRALLRGFGAELELTDPAKGMQGAVDRAKEIVAENPGSILASQFANEANSAIHEATTGPEIWNDTEGNIDIFIAGIGTGGTITGTGHYLKSQNPDVQVIAVEPAESPLLSTGTAGSHKIQGLGANFVPEVLDTNVYDEIVTVKSDDAIAMARRAAHEEGLMVGISAGAALQAAVEVAARPENKGKNIVAIIPDFGERYVSTALFEGLVD from the coding sequence ATGACTATTTACAACAACGCAACCGAACTCGTCGGCCGCACCCCTCTCGTCCGCATTAACCGCCTGGGCGACGGCAACGCCAACATCATTGGCAAGCTCGAGTTCTTCAACCCCGCAAACTCGGTCAAGGATCGCATCGGCGTGGCGATCATCGACGCCGCCGAGAAGTCCGGTGCACTCAAGCCGGGCGGAATGATCGTTGAAGGCACCTCAGGCAACACAGGCATCGCACTCGCCTGGGTGGGCGCGGCTCGCGGCTACAAGGTGGTGCTCACCATGCCGTCGTCGATGTCGAAGGAGCGCCGTGCGCTTCTGCGCGGCTTCGGTGCCGAACTCGAACTCACGGACCCCGCCAAGGGCATGCAGGGCGCCGTGGACCGCGCCAAGGAGATCGTGGCTGAGAACCCTGGTTCGATCCTCGCCTCCCAGTTCGCCAACGAGGCAAACTCTGCGATCCACGAGGCAACCACCGGCCCGGAGATCTGGAACGACACCGAGGGCAACATCGATATTTTCATCGCAGGCATCGGCACCGGCGGCACCATCACCGGCACCGGCCACTACCTGAAGTCGCAGAACCCGGACGTTCAGGTGATCGCCGTTGAGCCGGCAGAATCGCCGTTGCTTTCCACCGGCACAGCCGGCTCCCACAAGATCCAGGGCCTCGGCGCAAACTTCGTGCCCGAGGTTCTCGACACGAACGTTTACGACGAGATCGTCACCGTGAAGTCCGACGACGCGATCGCTATGGCGCGCCGCGCAGCTCACGAAGAGGGCCTGATGGTGGGCATCTCCGCCGGCGCTGCACTCCAGGCCGCTGTCGAGGTAGCCGCACGCCCCGAGAATAAGGGCAAGAACATCGTGGCGATCATCCCCGATTTCGGTGAGCGCTACGTTTCTACCGCCCTCTTCGAGGGCCTGGTGGACTAA
- the rpmF gene encoding 50S ribosomal protein L32 — protein MAVPKRKMSRSNTRSRRSQWKAKLTELQVVNAGGREVRIPRRLAKAAQQGKLDLA, from the coding sequence ATGGCAGTACCCAAGCGCAAGATGTCCCGCAGCAACACCCGCTCTCGCCGTTCCCAGTGGAAGGCCAAGCTCACGGAGCTTCAGGTGGTCAACGCTGGTGGCCGCGAGGTTCGCATCCCGCGTCGTCTGGCGAAGGCTGCTCAGCAGGGCAAGCTCGATCTCGCCTGA